The Bacillus sp. Y1 genome has a window encoding:
- a CDS encoding flagellar FlbD family protein: protein MIKVTRLNGKPFMLNAVYIETIESFPDTTITLSNGRKYVVKEAEDQVYEAIQKFYQSVNLLGRLQVEEKENEEK from the coding sequence GTGATTAAAGTAACCCGTCTAAATGGCAAACCATTCATGTTAAATGCTGTTTATATAGAAACAATCGAATCTTTTCCCGATACGACCATCACGCTTTCAAACGGGCGGAAATATGTCGTAAAAGAGGCAGAGGATCAAGTTTATGAAGCAATACAGAAGTTTTACCAATCTGTCAACCTTTTAGGACGGCTTCAGGTGGAGGAAAAAGAAAATGAAGAAAAATAA
- a CDS encoding flagellar hook protein FlgE: MLRSMYSGISGMKNFQTKLDVIGNNIANVNTYGFKKGRVTFKDTMNQTISGASAAQDNRGGKNPLQVGLGSTLATIDTIHTQSSLQTTGRSLDLAISGDGYFMVNQGDAQFYTRAGNFYLDDNGTLVNGDGYKVQAFTVDANGNATNQLGDVAVNVNAVLPPVTTSNIAISGNLASNSVSNGTPFTQQVQVVDNTGQAHRIDVHFAKLGDNQWGVYVNKPAQLANGTFDTPTTTLNFGTGNPVPGTATTDIILGTTTITGVTLNFSELTQVAGSTSALVNPNGNTEGSLESFNIGSLGEINGVYSNGLVRTLGILALAKFSNSSGLTKAGGNLFQESINSGVANINVAGEGRGSIAAGTLEMSNVDLSEEFTEMISAQRGFQANTRIITTSDEILQELVNLKR; the protein is encoded by the coding sequence ATGCTACGTTCAATGTATTCAGGAATTAGTGGAATGAAAAACTTCCAAACTAAGTTAGATGTTATTGGTAACAATATTGCAAACGTAAATACGTATGGCTTCAAAAAAGGTCGTGTAACATTTAAAGACACAATGAATCAAACAATTTCTGGGGCAAGTGCAGCACAAGACAACCGAGGTGGTAAAAACCCATTACAAGTTGGTCTAGGGTCAACACTAGCAACAATCGATACAATTCACACACAATCAAGCTTACAAACAACAGGTCGCTCACTTGACTTAGCGATCTCAGGTGATGGCTACTTTATGGTGAATCAAGGAGATGCACAGTTCTATACAAGAGCTGGAAACTTCTATCTAGATGATAATGGTACATTAGTGAATGGCGATGGCTACAAAGTACAAGCATTCACAGTCGATGCAAACGGAAACGCTACGAATCAGCTTGGTGATGTGGCAGTTAACGTAAATGCTGTGTTACCACCTGTTACTACAAGTAATATTGCGATTTCTGGTAATTTAGCGAGTAATTCAGTTAGCAATGGAACTCCGTTTACTCAACAGGTTCAAGTGGTAGATAATACAGGACAAGCGCATAGAATTGATGTGCATTTTGCAAAATTAGGTGATAATCAGTGGGGCGTGTATGTAAATAAGCCAGCCCAGTTAGCTAACGGAACATTCGACACACCTACCACAACACTTAATTTTGGTACAGGAAATCCAGTTCCAGGTACAGCAACAACCGATATTATCCTTGGAACAACAACGATAACAGGTGTTACCCTTAACTTCTCAGAATTAACTCAAGTAGCAGGCTCAACTAGCGCACTAGTTAACCCTAACGGTAACACAGAAGGATCACTAGAAAGCTTTAACATCGGTTCACTTGGTGAAATCAATGGAGTATACTCAAACGGTCTAGTAAGAACTTTAGGTATACTTGCTCTAGCTAAATTCAGCAACTCATCAGGTTTAACAAAGGCTGGCGGAAACCTTTTCCAAGAGTCCATTAACTCTGGTGTGGCAAATATTAATGTTGCAGGTGAAGGTAGAGGTTCAATCGCAGCTGGAACATTAGAAATGTCAAACGTTGACCTCTCGGAAGAATTTACTGAAATGATTTCTGCACAAAGAGGATTCCAAGCAAATACACGTATTATTACAACTTCAGATGAAATCTTACAAGAGCTTGTAAACTTAAAACGATAA
- a CDS encoding TIGR02530 family flagellar biosynthesis protein, whose protein sequence is MDKSMFRPIHSQPISNHPLRSVTSKPTSTDSFSQHLQKALQPEKLTLSKHAKERMSQRGIQIDEAKWGQIQEKVNEAKKMGVKDSLVLLQDAALIISAKNNTVITAMDRQEATTQIFTNINGTIILE, encoded by the coding sequence ATGGACAAGTCTATGTTTAGACCGATTCATTCGCAGCCGATTAGTAACCATCCACTAAGATCGGTTACATCTAAACCTACGAGCACGGACTCTTTCTCTCAGCATTTACAGAAAGCATTACAACCAGAAAAACTAACGTTAAGTAAACATGCAAAAGAACGAATGTCCCAAAGGGGAATTCAAATTGATGAGGCCAAGTGGGGTCAAATTCAAGAGAAAGTAAATGAAGCGAAGAAAATGGGTGTCAAAGATTCGCTCGTATTGTTACAGGATGCAGCCCTTATTATCAGTGCAAAGAATAATACAGTGATAACGGCTATGGATCGGCAGGAAGCAACAACACAAATTTTTACAAATATCAATGGAACGATTATTTTAGAATAA
- the flgD gene encoding flagellar hook assembly protein FlgD, giving the protein MANTINSSLLLSNYQATQRQTGSDSLGKDDFLKILMTQLQNQDPLNPMQDKDFIAQMATFTSLEQMTNMNKSIESLVSAQEQNQLISYSQFIGKEVSWHKLTESEDGSTSEIEQGTGKIVSLKFTDGIAEFLLEDGTSLTSGNISQINDTKGDTMLLQASMMIGKTVTYSSENNEVKQAKVTSVTFKDGKSLFQLENGESVSSTSITKIEA; this is encoded by the coding sequence ATGGCAAACACGATTAATTCATCCCTTTTACTATCAAACTATCAAGCTACTCAGCGACAAACTGGGTCAGATTCATTAGGAAAAGATGATTTCTTAAAAATTTTAATGACTCAGTTGCAAAATCAAGACCCTTTAAATCCAATGCAGGATAAGGACTTTATTGCGCAAATGGCTACCTTTACGAGCCTTGAACAAATGACGAATATGAATAAGTCAATTGAATCATTAGTTAGCGCTCAAGAACAAAACCAATTGATTTCGTACAGTCAATTCATTGGGAAAGAGGTTAGTTGGCATAAGCTTACTGAATCTGAAGATGGCAGTACGTCAGAAATTGAACAAGGAACGGGAAAAATTGTCTCCTTAAAATTTACTGATGGAATAGCAGAGTTCCTATTAGAGGACGGGACGAGCTTAACATCTGGAAACATCTCGCAGATCAACGATACAAAAGGTGACACCATGCTTTTACAAGCAAGTATGATGATAGGCAAAACTGTTACTTATTCTTCTGAAAACAATGAAGTAAAGCAAGCCAAAGTAACATCCGTTACTTTTAAAGACGGGAAATCTTTATTTCAGCTAGAAAATGGAGAGAGTGTGTCAAGCACAAGCATTACAAAAATAGAAGCGTAA
- the fliL gene encoding flagellar basal body-associated protein FliL, which yields MKKNKLVMIMAILLVAITLVGAIAVVVILKVTGEDKEKELTIDEVLEASVDIPQMTANLASNDFIRISFKIQTDSVTAKEELEKRDFQVKNIIILELSEKTAEDLKGKEGQQKLENDLKTKISEIMQEGKVEHVYITESLLQ from the coding sequence ATGAAGAAAAATAAGCTAGTCATGATTATGGCAATCTTGCTAGTCGCAATTACACTGGTTGGTGCCATAGCCGTTGTAGTGATTCTTAAGGTAACTGGGGAAGATAAAGAAAAGGAATTAACCATTGATGAAGTGTTAGAAGCGTCAGTAGACATTCCGCAAATGACAGCAAATCTTGCTAGTAATGACTTTATTCGTATCTCATTCAAAATTCAAACAGATAGTGTAACAGCAAAAGAAGAATTAGAAAAAAGAGATTTCCAGGTGAAAAATATCATTATTTTAGAGCTGTCTGAAAAAACAGCTGAGGATTTAAAAGGTAAAGAAGGTCAGCAAAAGCTGGAGAATGACTTGAAAACAAAGATTTCTGAGATCATGCAAGAAGGAAAAGTAGAGCATGTGTATATTACTGAATCTCTCCTCCAGTAA